From one Colletotrichum destructivum chromosome 3, complete sequence genomic stretch:
- a CDS encoding Putative Myb/SANT-like domain-containing protein — protein sequence MSDDEFTGPDGPPGSAGGDRDKRAPRFSWTPAYETTFFRSLCDSVQLGLRENHSFKADAWDRAATALREKHSAYPTKSHLVNKSDNARKKFRLWRGLREDPEFLYNPTNRTVTASEEAWKAHIEKEPLSRALRGRPFDHEQFMEILYPDVIGSGGAPKRIMKPKRKGPDVIQGSEDPDMPGTAVLDLQVEPPYRPPSQSGVNQQAQPRGSVSQSPVAQTQQPMIPQQQKQQQQQQQQQQPPPPQQRPTSTAIPPRTHIAGTSALTPPEETATGRKRFPQQTPTSDSGGGGKAPTAPMGPPTQPAEKRRRVSGYTNPAHASGSNALSSHGNDASSASMASAGKQLMEDGLIKIADALRGRSPPRWPEQAIDIFFRDFSDEDMDLQLKIAEKALADDNKAMIFCKMSPALRKHWVKRLRELHNNSRNT from the exons ATGTCAGACGATGAGTTCACCGGCCCCGACGGCCCAcccggcagcgccggcggAGACCGCGACAAGCGCGCACCGCGATTCAGCTGGACGCCCGCCTACGAGACCACCTTCTTCCGATCCCTTTGCGACTCCGTCCAGCTAGGACTGCGCGAGAATCATTCCTTCAAGGCCGATGCCTGGGATCgtgccgccaccgccctTCGCGAGAAACACAGTGCATATCCCACCAAGAGCCATCTCGTCAACAAGTCGGACAATGCCCGCAAGAAGTTCCGTCTGTGGCGCGGTCTGCGCGAGGACCCCGAGTTTCTTTACAACCCGACCAACCGTACTGTCACCGCTTCCGAGGAGGCCTGGAAGGCCCATATCGAG AAAGAGCCCTTGTCGCGCGCTTTGCGAGGGCGGCCGTTTGACCATGAACAGTTCATGGAGATTCTGTATCCGGACGTAATCGGTTCTGGCGGCGCTCCGAAACGTATCATGAAGCCCAAGCGAAAAGGGCCGGACGTGATCCAAGGCTCCGAAGACCCCGATATGCCGGGTACCGCTGTCCTCGATCTCCAGGTTGAGCCGCCTTACCGACCTCCTTCTCAATCTGGTGTTAACCAACAGGCACAGCCCCGTGGCTCAGTGAGCCAGTCTCCCGTAGCACAAACCCAGCAACCCATGATaccccagcagcagaagcaacagcagcagcaacaacaacaacaacaaccgccaccaccacaacaaAGACCCACATCTACCGCGATCCCACCCAGAACGCATATCGCGGGCACAAGCGCTTTGACGCCGCCCGAGGAGACAGCTACGGGACGCAAGCGTTTCCCGCAACAGACCCCGACATCTGACAGTGGCGGCGGGGGCAAAGCCCCGACTGCTCCGATGGGACCACCAACGCAACCAGCGGAGAAGCGCCGGCGTGTATCGGGTTACACGAACCCCGCGCATGCGTCAGGATCCAACGCATTATCCTCCCACGGCAATGAcgcgtcgtcggcatccaTGGCGTCTGCCGGCAAGCAGCTGATGGAGGACGGTCTCATCAAGATTGCCGACGCCCTCCGCGGTCGCAGCCCGCCACGCTGGCCGGAGCAGGCCATTGACATCTTCTTCCGCGACTTCTCTGATGAGGACATGGACCTCCAGCTGAAAATTGCCGAAAAGGCTCTCGCGGATGACAACAAGGCTATGATCTTTTGCAAGATGTCACCGGCATTGCGGAAACACTGGGTCAAGCGGTTGAGAGAGCTGCACAACAATAGCCGCAACACCTAG
- a CDS encoding Putative aspartic peptidase A1 family, aspartic peptidase, active, translating into MESTSLRSLVLYGLLATFADASPVEKRANLQKRGHFLVPRVLNENFEGHNGPRQLLKTYRKYSMPIPQGLLDAMAAQEAKNPAPAQAEGFKSLAAGATNQSAAPGQPGTGLVTATPIRNDVEYVSPIKIGGQEVNVDFDSGSSDLWVFTSMLDTQSQTGHQLYDPSKSQGAKMLQGQQFSIRYGDGSGAQGVVGTDVVDIGGAVVQEQAIEMATAVSQQFVQDTANNGLLGLAFSKLNTVKPTAQKTFFDNVMPSLAEPVFTADLRKKSVGAYEFGRIDSSKFTGQMAWIPINTTTGFWQFTSEKFAVAGGEVQMGTAGAQAIADTGTTLILANPPMVQAYYQQVQGAKQDQNVGGVTFPCDAQLPDLMMDIGGVYMARVKGSDINFAQVNAQTCFGGLQATTSKLQIYGDILFKSQFVAFNGGNMSIGMAEHIVNSQQAGAATAPGAAA; encoded by the exons ATGGAGTCGACATCATTGCGGTCGCTGGTCCTCTACGGCCTGTTGGCGACCTTTGCCGACGCCTCTCCGGTCGAGAAGCGGGCTAATCTCCAGAAACGAGGACACTTCCTCGTGCCCCGAGTGCTCAACGAGAACTTCGAGGGCCACAACGGACCGAGGCAACTGCTTAAGACGTATCGCAAGTATAGCATGCCTATTCCTCAGGGTCTGCTGGATGCCATGGCCGCCCAGGAAGCCAAGAACCCGGCGCCCGCCCAGGCTGAGGGATTCAAGTcgcttgccgccggcgcaaCGAACCAGAGCGCCGCCCCTGGCCAACCCGGAACCGGTCTCGTCACCGCCACCCCGATCCGCAACGACGTCGAGTACGTCTCGCCCATCAAGATTGGCGGCCAGGAGGTCAACGTCGACTTCGACAGCGGTTCTTCCGACCTCTGGGTCTTCACCTCCATGCTCGACACCCAGTCCCAGACAGGCCACCAGTTGTACGACCCGAGCAAGAGCCAGGGCGCCAAGATGCTCCAGGGACAGCAGTTCAGCATCAGATACGGTGATGGCTCCGGCGCCCAGGGCGTTGTGGGAACCGACGTCGTTGATattggcggcgccgtcgttcAGGAGCAGGCCATCGAGATGGCCACCGCCGTCTCACAGCAGTTCGTCCAGGATACCGCCAACAACGGTCTCCTGggcctcgccttctccaagCTCAACACCGTCAAGCCTACGGCCCAAAAGACCTTTTTCGACAACGTCATGCCCAGTCTTGCCGAGCCCGTCTTTACAGCCGACCTCCGCAAGAAGTCCGTCGGCGCCTACGAGTTTGGCCGCATCGACAGCTCAAAGTTCACCGGCCAGATGGCCTGGAtccccatcaacaccaccaccggtTTCTGGCAGTTCACTAGCGAGAAGTTCGCCGTCGCTGGCGGCGAAGTCCAGATGGGCACggccggcgcccaggccatcgccgacacgGGAACGACgctcatcctcgccaaccCGCCCATGGTCCAGGCCTACTACCAGCAGGTCCAGGGCGCCAAGCAAGACCAgaacgtcggcggcgtcaccTTCCCCTGTGATGCCCAGCTTCCCGATCTCATGATGGACATTGGCGGCGTCTACATGGCCCGCGTCAAGGGTAGCGATATCAACTTTGCCCAGGTCAATGCTCAGA CTTGTTTCGGCGGTCTTCAGGCCACGACCTCCAAGCTCCAGATCTATGGCGACATTCTGTTCAAGTCGCAGTTCGTCGCCttcaacggcggcaacatGTCCATCGGCATGGCGGAGCACATCGTCAACAGCCAACAGGCCGGCGCAGCCACCGCACCCGGCGCAGCGGCGTAA
- a CDS encoding Putative aminotransferase class V domain, pyridoxal phosphate-dependent transferase, major → MGDLVKETSQLQLSSIPFGKPMLKEFLIDPAYHNMNHGSFGTIPRHIQTVLRSYQDKAEARPDPFIRWEYHTYLKESRQAVADLINAPVDCTVFVPNATVGINTVLRNLIWAPDGLDEILYFSTVYGGCAKTIDYIVDTRLSLVSSRSIPLAYPLEDDEIVALFRDAVAQSHAEGKRPKICLFDVVSSLPGIRFPFEAVTAACRELGILSLVDGAQGVGMVPLNIAAVDPDFFVSNAHKWLLAPRACCVFYVPERNHHLVPSTIPTSHSYVPRTGVQRHNPLPPSGEPPFVTRFGFVATLDNSPSLCVKHSIEWRKSIGGEDKIMEYLWTLAKNGGKKVAAILGTFILDNKSETLTRCAMVNVALPIVMGADAETLSVGPDGTITVPEKEASLIVNWMLSALVNEYQTFVALFWHQGRWYSRISAQIYLDETDFEWVGNTIKELCQRVAKQEYKVKV, encoded by the exons ATGGGCGATCTCGTCAAGGAAACGAGCCAGCTTCAGCTGAGCTCCATCCCTTTCGGCAAGCCAATGTTGAAGGAATTTCTCATTGACCCAGCTTACCACAACATGAACCACG GCTCCTTCGGCACCATCCCCCGTCACATCCAAACCGTCCTTCGCTCTTACCAAGACAAGGCCGAAGCACGCCCCGACCCTTTCATTCGCTGGGAGTACCACACCTACCTCAAAGAATCTCGCCAGGCCGTGGCCGATCTCATCAACGCGCCAGTCGACTgcaccgtcttcgtccccaACGCAACCGTGGGCATCAACACCGTCCTCCGCAACCTGATCTGGGCTcccgacggcctcgacgagatcctcTACTTCTCCACCGTCTACGGCGGCTGCGCCAAGACCATCGACTACATCGTCGACACCCGCCTCAGTCTCGTCTCCTCCCGCAGCATCCCCTTGGCGTACCctctcgaggacgacgagatcgtcgccctcttccgCGACGCTGTCGCTCAGAGCCATGCGGAAGGCAAGCGCCCCAAGATCTGCctcttcgacgtcgtctccAGCCTGCCGGGCATCCGGTTCCCCTTTgaggccgtcaccgccgcgTGCCGCGAGCTGGGCATCTTgagcctcgtcgacggtgcCCAGGGCGTCGGAATGGTGCCTctcaacatcgccgccgtaGACCCCGATTTCTTCGTCTCCAACGCCCATAAATGGCTATTAGCCCCCCGAGCTTGTTGCGTTTTCTATGTCCCCGAACGGAATCATCATCTCGTGCCCTCTACAATACCAACCTCGCACAGCTACGTACCTCGGACCGGTGTGCAACGCCACAACCCGCTCCCGCCGAGCGGCGAGCCGCCCTTCGTGACCAGGTTCGGCTTCGTGGCGACGCTTGACAACAGCCCCAGCCTGTGCGTCAAGCACTCCATCGAGTGGCGCAAGagcatcggcggcgaggacaagATCATGGAGTACCTCTGGACCCTGGCCAAAAACGGCGGGAAGaaggtcgccgccatcctggGGACCTTCATCCTGGACAACAAGTCCGAAACGCTGACCAGGTGCGCCATGGTCAACGTCGCGCTGCCGATAGTCATGGGGGCGGATGCCGAGACCCTGTCCGTTGGCCCGGACGGCACGATCACGGTTCCGGAGAAGGAGGCTTCCCTCATTGTCAACTGGATGCTCTCGGCACTGGTGAACGAGTACCAGACATTCGTCGCCCTATTTTGGCACCAGGGTCGCTGGTactcgaggatctcggcgcAGATATACCTCGACGAGACGGATTTTGAGTGGGTTGGCAACACCATCAAGGAACTCTGTCAGAGGGTGGCGAAACAAGAATACAAGGTTAAGGTCTAG
- a CDS encoding Putative glycoside hydrolase, family 3, glycoside hydrolase family 3 domain, immunoglobulin, with product MHLSKVAFIAAATTLAAAQNSTGPRRSPEWDAAYAKAETALPRLSLDEKIGIVSGIGWGKGLCVGNTSPASSIGFPSLCLQDGPLGVRYASNVTAFVPGIQAAATWDIDLIRERAALKATEARGVGVHVMLGPACGALGKIPNAGRNWEGFGPDPYLMGVATKETIEGMQSVGVQATAKHYIANEQELNRETISSNVPDRAMHELYLWPFAEAVRANVASVMCSYNKINGTWSCENDAVMKTLLKQELGFPGYIMTDWFATTGTVSGANAGLDMMMPNANWANDPDSVWWGPRLKAAVESGQVSLSTLDDKVRRILAAWYLLGQDQGEYPPVNLAADVQADHKQNVRATARDGIVLLKNDGAVLPLKAPRKIAVVGSSAVNNPDGINACYDRSCNTGTLGMGWGSGTVDYPYLVAPLDAMQERAERDGTEVVASSTDDGPQGAAAAAGADVVFVFVTSDSGEGYINVDGNPGDRLDLNPWHGGNELVEAVAAANDNVVVVVHSTGPVILEAILSQPGVKAVVWAGLGSQETGNALVDVLWGATNPNGKLPYTIGKSAADYGTAVSQTTEDNFGGEGIFIDYRHFDFFGIEPRYEFGFGLSYTNYTYSNIGVTSTAKAGPAVGQVVPGGRADLFEIAATVTATVTNTGGVAGAEVAQLYITLPSSAPESPPKQLRGFQKLRLGVGESGTATFHLRRKDLSYWDVGRQNWIVPSGAFTARVGASSRNLPLEETFVVSSCQSARLR from the exons ATGCATCTCTCCAAGGTGGCATTCATCGCCGCGGCGACgaccctcgccgccgcgcaaAACTCGACGGGCCCTCGCCGGTCCCCGGAATGGGACGCGGCAtacgccaaggccgagacggcgctgCCCCGCCTGTCTCTGGACGAGAAGATCGGCATCGTCTCGGGCATCGGCTGGGGCAAGGGCCTCTGCGTCGGCAacacgtcgccggcctcgtccatcggcttcccctccctctgccTCCAGGACGGCCCGCTCGGCGTCCGCTACGCCAGCAACGTCACGGCCTTCGTGCCGGGCatccaggcggcggcgacatggGACATTGACCTGATCCGCGAACGCGCCGCTCTcaaggccaccgaggccAGGGGCGTTGGCGTGCACGTCATGCTCGGGCCCGCGTGCGGCGCCTTGGGCAAG atCCCCAACGCCGGTAGAAACTGGGAGGGCTTCGGCCCCGACCCGTACCTCATGGGCGTGGCGACCAAGGAGACGATCGAGGGCATGCAGTCGGTGGGCGTgcaggcgacggcgaagcaCTACATCGCCAACGAGCAGGAGCTCAACCGGGAAACCATTTCTAGCAACGTCCCCGACCGAGCCATGCATGAGCTGTACCTCTGGCCGTTCGCCGAAGCCGTCCGGGCCAACGTGGCTTCCGTCATGTGCTCGTACAACAAGATCAACGGCACGTGGTCGTGCGAGAACGACGCCGTAATGAAGACGCTGCTCAAGCAGGAGCTCGGCTTCCCCGGCTACATCATGACGGACTGGTTCGCCACAACGGGCACCGTCAgcggcgccaacgccggGCTCGACATGATGATGCCCAACGCCAACTGGGCCAACGACCCAGACTCAGTTTGGTGGGGCCCGCGCCTCAAGGCGGCCGTTGAGAGCGGCCAGGTCTCGCTGTCgaccctcgacgacaaggtccgccgcatcctcgccgcctggtacctcctcggccaggatCAGGGCGAATACCCCCCCGTGAACCTCGCCGCAGATGTGCAGGCCGACCATAAGCAGAACGTGCGCGCGACGGCCCgcgacggcatcgtcctcctcaagAACGATGGGGCCGTGCTGCCCCTGAAAGCCCCGCGCAagatcgccgtcgtcggctcctcggccgtcaacAACCCGGACGGCATCAACGCCTGCTACGACCGCAGCTGCAACACGGGCACGCTTGGAATGGGTTGGGGATCAGGAACCGTTGACTACCCGTACCTTGTAGCGCCGCTGGACGCGATGCAGGAGCGGGCGGAGCGGGACGGCACCGAGGTGGTGGCGAGCAGCACGGACGACGGGCCGcagggggcggcggcggcggccggcgcggacGTGGTATTCGTCTTCGTCACGTCGGACTCGGGAGAAGGCTACATCAATGTAGATGGCAACCCTGGAGATAGACTCGATTTAAATCCCTGGCACGGAGGCAACGAGCTCGTGGaagcggtggcggcggccaacgacaacgttgtggtggtggttcACAGTACCGGGCCCGTCATCCTCGAAGCCATCCTATCGCAACCgggcgtcaaggccgtcgtgTGGGCCGGGCTCGGGTCGCAGGAGACGGGCAATgcgctcgtcgacgtgctcTGGGGCGCGACGAACCCCAACGGCAAGCTGCCGTACACCATCGGCAAAAGTGCCGCCGACTACGGCACCGCCGTGTCCCAGACGACTGAAGACAATTTTGGAGGCGAGGGCATCTTCATCGACTACAGGCACTTTGATTTCTTTGGCATCGAGCCGCGGTACGAGTTTGGTTTCGGACTGT CGTACACCAACTACACGTACTCGAACATCGGCGtcacgtcgacggcgaaggccGGCCCCGCGGTCGGTCAGGTGGTGCctggcgggcgggcggacCTCTTCGAGatcgcggcgacggtgacggcgacggtgacgaacACGGGCGGTGTggcgggcgccgaggtggcGCAGCTGTACATCACGCTGCCGTCTAGCGCGCCCgagtcgccgccgaagcaGCTCCGCGGTTTCCAGAAGCTGCGgcttggcgtcggcgagtcGGGCACGGCGACGTTCCACCTGCGGCGCAAGGATCTGAGCTACTGGGATGTCGGGCGGCAGAACTGGATCGTGCCGAGCGGCGCATTCACAGCGAGGGTTGGGGCGTCGAGCCGTAATCTCCCGCTGGAGGAGACGTTTGTTGTGTCGTCGTGCCAGTCGGCGCGTCTGCGGTGA
- a CDS encoding Putative glycine zipper 2TM domain-containing protein, whose product MSAQEYYGGTRQNTHTPGGSSSRGSQYLSAPLIDKAGYRPRSASSDRPRSGFSSSSSHHRSRSTGPAGSDAQLGGQDGERGLVSTIGGGAAGGYVGKKFLGGKLGAVAGALGGAVVANKIEHRLSGSHHGKQHGHHHGHHGHHAPPPPPPHHYGGRYGHHGHHGPPPPPPPHFGPPHHGSHHSSGGFSGLVGSLMGGRKHDDGRHSPPHHGGHHGHHGHHGHHGHHGW is encoded by the coding sequence ATGTCAGCACAAGAGTACTACGGCGGCACCCGCCAAAACACCCACACTCCGGGCGGTTCTTCCTCCCGCGGCAGCCAATACCTCTCGGCCCCCCTCATAGACAAAGCCGGCTACCGCCCGCGCTCCGCAAGCTCCGACCGCCCTCGCTccggcttctcctcctcctcctcccaccaccgctcccgctccaccggccccgccggctccgacgCTCAactcggcggccaggacggcgagcgcggcctcgtctccactatcggcggcggtgccgccggcggctaCGTCGGCAAGAAATTCCTCGGTGGCaagctcggcgccgtggccggcgcgctgggcggcgccgtcgtcgcgaaCAAGATCGAGCACAGGCTCAGCGGCAGCCACCACGGCAAGCAAcacggccaccaccacggTCATCACGGCCATCATGCacccccgcctccgccgcctcacCACTACGGCGGACGCTACggccaccacggccaccacggacccccgcccccgcccccgccgcaCTTTGGCCCCCCGCACCACGGAAGCCACCACTCGTCCGGCGGCTTCAGCGGCCTGGTCGGTTCGTTAATGGGCGGGAGGAagcacgacgacgggcgcCACAGCCCTCCCCACCACGGAGGCCACCACGGTCATCACGGTCACCACGGCCACCACGGACACCATGGCTGGTAA
- a CDS encoding Putative transcription factor Nrm1/Whi5, translating to MSNALRCPPSSMDSASIPPRLGHMHDPDRRQHFQMHPSTALQDAALLSEKPPRRALPDSSRPQPASASTDDALSSGPDAAPTSGDATANHLRPPHHHRTTVHDDRDRNHHNHSHNHTYQHPYQQLYQPVTQQRQQQQQQQQQQQQHDAARTIDAQSTTKTPIVTSAAADSDSYRDRPSSVSQDSTVSAETANVFTPPASQGDMPGGNPNGHTSSQESQLLQLSHIAAAQDKLAEDNVMATARKRMADGALKEHTSPIRMGHSRNTSTVSMASTTASSIGDWSTDLKTRLSYAMLKVNHGWQSNSIDEVESMASQAASPASSHSTLHGRQDMSASPRANMARYVPTSAASAATTASSNPSPATYESFWKDTQRSAHNSTSPPAPAPAANAPTLAPPAPIQPSRPMANPRRNSNPRYTPTLLSHSHSASPHTPGQQNNNATPNQRLGRTPLIDPILFSPHQNVREQDAIESLIFMSSPGNSANMKNTYLSSMASNIPGRHALPSSQPPRKSLPSQRPLSQKRVGFEKSPGSMTAVSDMDVDMDSPQSRGPVRRRINGSASFSAGTRPSTLRPQLSLPAALGSTSRPRPRLADADIERMIDQAAQAGDSSDDDDGEIQIPARSRAGGGPVGGPVGV from the exons ATGTCCAACGCCCTGCGCTGTCCGCCTTCCTCCATGGATTCCGCCTCGATCCCACCGCGGCTGGGTCACATGCACGACCCCGACCGTCGACAACACTTCCAAATGCACCCGTCTACGGCCCTGCAAGATGCGGCATTGTTGTCGGAGAAGCCTCCTCGACGTGCCCTGCCCGACTCGTCCCGCCCGCAGCCGGCCTCCGCCTCGACCGACGACGCGCTCAGCAGCGGCCCAGATGCCGCACCAACCTCGGGCGACGCGACTGCGAATCACCTCCGCCCACCACACCATCACCGCACCACCGTCCATGACGACCGCGACCGcaaccaccacaaccacagCCACAACCACACTTATCAACACCCTTACCAGCAACTCTACCAGCCCGTTACGCAGCAGcgccaacagcagcagcagcagcagcagcagcaacaacagcacgATGCCGCCCGCACAATAGACGCCCAATCAACGACCAAAACACCAATTGTTACCTCTGCTGCCGCTGACTCTGACTCCTACCGCGACCGCCCCTCCTCTGTATCGCAGGATTCTACAGTGTCCGCCGAGACTGCCAACGTCTTTACGCCGCCCGCCAGCCAGGGCGATATGCCGGGAGGGAACCCTAATGGCCACACCTCCAGCCAAGAGTCCCAATTACTTCAGCTGTCCCAtatcgccgccgcccaggacAAACTGGCCGAGGACAACGTCATGGCGACGGCCCGCAAGCGTATGGCCGATGGCGCTCTCAAGGAGCACACTTCCCCTATTCGTATGGGCCATTCCAGGAATACAAGTACCGTGAGCATGGCCTCCACGACAGCCAGCAGTATCGGCGAT TGGTCCACCGACCTTAAGACGCGCCTGTCATATGCTATGCTCAAGGTAAACCACGGCTGGCAGTCTAACTCGATAGACGAGGTCGAGTCCATGGCCTCCCAGGCCGCCTCCCCGGCCTCGAGTCATTCAACATTACATGGCCGCCAAGACATGTCGGCGAGTCCCCGCGCAAATATGGCCCGCTACGTACCTACTAGTGCTGCCAGCGCTGCCACCACGGCGAGCTCGAATCCGAGCCCGGCGACCTACGAGTCCTTCTGGAAAGATACCCAGAGATCTGCCCACAACTCAACCTCTCCGCCAGCACCGGCGCCTGCCGCGAACGCTCCCACCCTtgcgccgccggctcccaTCCAGCCGTCAAGGCCAATGGCCAACCCTCGCCGGAACTCGAATCCTCGCTACACCCCGACCCTACTCTCACATTCCCACAGCGCGTCGCCGCACACGCCTGGCCAGCAGAACAACAATGCAACGCCAAATCAGAGGTTAGGCCGGACTCCGCTCATCGATCCCATCCTCTTCTCACCTCACCAAAACGTTAGGGAGCAGGACGCCATCGAATCTCTCATCTTTATGAGTAGCCCCGGAAACTCGGCCAATATGAAGAACACCTATCTGTCGTCCATGGCATCCAACATTCCGGGCCGCCACGCCTTGCCGAGCTCCCAGCCGCCTCGCAAAAGCCTGCCGTCTCAACGGCCCCTATCACAAAAACGCGTCGGTTTCGAGAAGAGCCCTGGGAGCATGACGGCCGTTAGCGACATGGACGTCGACATGGACTCGCCCCAGTCGCGCGGCCCCGTGAGAAGACGAATTAACGGCAGTGCGAGCTTCTCTGCCGGGACCCGGCCCAGCACATTGCGACCTCAGCTCTCCCTCCCGGCGGCTCTCGGCAGCACGTCACGGCCACGGCCCCGTTTGGCGGATGCCGACATTGAGCGGATGATTGACCAAGCCGCCCAAGCTGGGGACAGctcagacgacgacgacggtgagaTTCAAATCCCGGCGAGAAGCAGGGCAGGGGGCggccccgtcggcggccCCGTCGGCGTCTGA
- a CDS encoding Putative Zinc finger, C2HC5-type, activating signal cointegrator 1, translating to MSLAQLSRLLPLPEEELKQVLDYATTLSKTEAAEHFNNLLGDSPQAVEFISSFNSRRQDTKPTAPAPEPSSNNSSAQAPAPKASRGPKKKKQSNLHTPAARQVDAAPPPGASYSKKDREEEYYGGRKPVQAAESSASTSANFKQSLKSANPPPQQQRTAAGYLISDKAKPKSNPVSRSSTPKPTAKPTKVSIAGGTPMAGASTALNDLDAAIRSLELTTNPTMGDDPKARRCNCVATRHPLQTAAPNCQSCGKVICVKEGLGPCTFCGTPLLSSEDVQGMIRELKSERGRERMAADREAHKRAEVSKKPAPFSQNNNSNMSEAESKAREHRDKLLNFQAQNARRTTVRDEAADFDVSGAMAGSGGNIWSTPEDRARELKRQQKILREIEWNARPEYEKRRQVVSIDVVGGKVVRKMAAVERPTTPEGEDVVVHEDVDENDYVGSRKQGGSNGGGGGAFSHNPLLGGLIKPVWDAKGKDKAAQLEGRKDRKTQWRRVQDDFKDNEAVILDGGAHGHSTTADEPDCG from the coding sequence ATGTCGCTGGCGCAACTAtctcgtcttctccccctccccgagGAGGAGTTGAAACAGGTGCTCGACTACGCAACCACCCTCTCAAAGACCGAAGCCGCGGAGCACTTCAACAACCTGTTGGGCGACTCACCCCAGGCCGTTGAGTTTATTTCCTCTTTTAATTCGCGAAGGCAGGACACGAAGcctacggcgccggccccggAACCATCGTCAAACAACTCGAGCGCTCAGGCTCCGGCACCCAAGGCATCGCGCGGCccgaaaaagaagaagcagtcGAACCTACACACCCCGGCCGCGAGACAGGTCGACGCCGCACCTCCGCCGGGGGCCAGCTACAGCAAGAAGGACCGGGAGGAAGAATACTATGGCGGCAGAAAACCCGTTCAGGCTGCGGAGAGCAGCGCGAGCACATCGGCCAACTTCAAACAATCGCTCAAAAGCGCAAACCCGCCCCCACAGCAGCAAAGGACGGCCGCCGGCTACCTGATATccgacaaggccaagccCAAGTCGAACCCCGTCTCGCgatcgtcgacgccgaagccgacggccaAGCCCACAAAGGTGTCGATTGCTGGCGGTACGCCTATGGCAGGCGCATCAACGGCCCTGAACGACCTGGACGCGGCGATTCGCTCATTGGAGCTGACGACAAACCCCACCATGGGCGACGATCCTAAGGCGAGGAGGTGCAACTGCGTGGCCACGCGGCACCCGCTCCAGACGGCGGCACCGAACTGTCAGTCCTGTGGCAAGGTCATCTGCGTCAAGGAGGGCCTGGGACCGTGCACTTTCTGCGGCACTCCTCTCCTATCATCGGAGGATGTCCAGGGAATGATCAGGGAACTCAAGTCGGAGAGAGGACGCGAGCGCATGGCGGCGGACCGCGAGGCTCACAAACGCGCCGAGGTCAGcaagaagccggcgccgttcagccagaacaacaacagcaacatgtccgaggccgagagcaAAGCGCGGGAGCATCGCGACAAGCTGCTGAACTTCCAGGCGCAGAACGCCAGACGAACGACGGTGCGGGACGAAGCGGCGGACTTCGACGTCAGCGGGGCCATGGCGGGCAGCGGGGGCAACATCTGGTCGACGCCGGAGGATAGGGCCAGGGAGCTTAAAAGGCAGCAGAAGATTCTCCGCGAGATTGAGTGGAACGCGCGGCCCGAGTACGAGAAGCGGCGGCAGGTGGTTAGCATCGACGTAGTAGGCGGGAAGGTAGTCCGGAAGATGGCGGCCGTGGAGCGACCGACAACGCCGGAAGGAGAGGACGTCGTGGTCcacgaggacgtcgacgagaacgaTTACGTCGGCAGTCGGAAGCAGGGCGGAAGTaatggcggcggtggcggcgcgtTTAGTCACAACCCATTACTGGGCGGATTGATCAAGCCAGTATGGgacgccaagggcaaggacaaGGCAGCGCAGCTCGAGGGTCGTAAGGACAGGAAGACGCAGTGGAGGAGAGTACAGGATGACTTCAAGGACAACGAAGCGGTGATTCTGGACGGCGGTGCGCACGGGCACTCGACCACAGCGGACGAGCCAGATTGTGGATGA